One region of Streptomyces davaonensis JCM 4913 genomic DNA includes:
- a CDS encoding molybdopterin oxidoreductase family protein, giving the protein MSRTALRICPLCEATCGLTLTIEGTRVTGARGDREDVFSKGFICPKGASFGAVDGDPDRLRGPLVRKDGVLREATWEEAFDAVAAGIRPVVERYGANAVGVVLGNPNVHTMAGALYPPLLLGGLGTRSVFSASTVDQMPKHVSSGLLFGDANAIPVPDLDHTRHLLLIGANPLESNGSLCTAPDFPGKLRALKSRGGTLTVIDPRRTRTAKLADRHIPIRPGADALLLAAMAHVLFEEDLVKLGELAPHVTGLDELRAQLGDFTPDAVAAACDVDADTIRTLARELAAAPTAAVYARIGSCTVPHGTLASWLVDVLNILTGNLDRPGGALFPQAATDRTPRPAGPSHGFTLGRWHSRVSRYPEAKAELPISALAEEIDTATDEGEPVRALISIAANPVLSTPNGDRLDKALDSLDFMVSVDPYLNETSRHAHVVLPPPPPSQSPHHDFAFNTLAVRNQARYNRPAVPLEPGRMAETEILARLILAATGMHGADPSAVDDMVIGQTLGKAVKEAHSPVHGRDPQDLAAQLSGDTGPERRLDMMLRLGPYGDGFGVRPDGLSLEQLLAHPHGIDLGPLKPRLPQPLKTRSGQVELLPEPIAADLPRLRQALAERPDGLVLVGRRHLRSNNSWMHNVPALTGGTNRCTLHIHPDDAERLGVRDGAAVRLKGAGGEVTAPAEVTDAVRAGVVSLPHGWGHDRPGTRMSHAHKDPGVNVNQLLDGSLLDPLSGNAVLNGVPVDLTPLT; this is encoded by the coding sequence GTGTCCCGCACCGCTCTGCGAATCTGCCCCCTGTGCGAGGCCACCTGTGGGCTGACGCTGACCATCGAAGGGACCCGGGTGACCGGAGCCCGAGGTGATCGGGAGGATGTGTTCAGCAAGGGGTTCATCTGTCCCAAGGGTGCGTCCTTCGGCGCCGTCGACGGGGATCCCGACCGGCTGCGCGGCCCCCTCGTGCGCAAGGACGGCGTGCTGCGGGAGGCCACCTGGGAGGAGGCCTTCGACGCCGTCGCCGCCGGGATCAGGCCCGTCGTCGAGCGGTACGGCGCCAACGCCGTCGGTGTCGTCCTCGGGAACCCCAATGTGCACACCATGGCCGGCGCCCTCTACCCGCCGCTGCTGCTCGGCGGCCTCGGCACCCGCAGCGTCTTCTCCGCCTCCACGGTCGACCAGATGCCCAAGCACGTCTCCAGCGGGCTGCTCTTCGGCGACGCCAACGCCATCCCGGTGCCCGATCTCGACCACACCCGGCATCTCCTCCTCATCGGGGCCAACCCCCTTGAGTCCAACGGCAGTCTGTGCACCGCCCCCGACTTCCCCGGCAAGCTCAGGGCCCTCAAGTCCCGCGGCGGCACGCTCACCGTCATCGACCCCCGCCGCACCCGCACCGCCAAGCTCGCCGACCGGCACATCCCGATCCGCCCCGGCGCCGACGCGCTGCTGCTGGCGGCGATGGCGCACGTCCTGTTCGAGGAAGACCTCGTGAAGCTAGGGGAGTTGGCGCCCCACGTCACCGGGCTCGACGAACTCCGGGCGCAGCTCGGCGACTTCACACCCGACGCCGTGGCAGCCGCCTGTGACGTCGACGCCGACACCATCCGCACCCTCGCCCGCGAACTCGCCGCCGCCCCCACCGCCGCCGTCTACGCCCGCATCGGCAGCTGCACCGTCCCGCACGGCACCCTCGCCAGCTGGCTCGTCGATGTGCTCAACATCCTCACCGGCAATCTCGACCGCCCCGGCGGCGCCCTGTTCCCGCAGGCGGCCACCGACCGCACTCCGCGGCCCGCCGGACCCAGCCACGGCTTCACGCTCGGGCGCTGGCACTCCCGGGTGAGCCGGTACCCCGAGGCCAAGGCCGAGCTGCCGATCTCCGCGCTCGCCGAGGAGATCGACACCGCCACCGACGAGGGCGAGCCTGTCCGGGCGCTCATCTCCATCGCCGCCAACCCCGTGCTCTCCACCCCCAACGGCGACCGGCTCGACAAGGCGCTGGACTCCCTGGACTTCATGGTCAGCGTCGACCCGTACCTCAACGAGACCTCGCGCCACGCCCACGTCGTCCTGCCCCCGCCCCCGCCCTCCCAGAGCCCCCACCACGACTTCGCCTTCAACACCCTCGCCGTGCGCAACCAGGCCCGCTACAACCGCCCCGCGGTCCCCCTGGAGCCCGGCCGGATGGCGGAGACCGAGATCCTGGCCCGGCTGATCCTCGCCGCGACCGGGATGCACGGCGCCGACCCGTCGGCCGTCGACGACATGGTCATCGGCCAGACCCTCGGCAAGGCGGTCAAGGAGGCGCACTCCCCGGTGCACGGCCGGGACCCGCAGGACCTCGCCGCGCAGCTCTCCGGCGACACCGGCCCCGAGCGCCGGCTCGACATGATGCTCCGCCTCGGCCCCTACGGCGACGGCTTCGGCGTACGCCCCGACGGACTGAGCCTGGAGCAGCTGCTCGCGCATCCGCACGGCATCGACCTCGGGCCCCTCAAGCCCCGGCTGCCGCAGCCGCTCAAGACCAGGAGCGGACAGGTCGAGCTGCTCCCGGAGCCGATCGCCGCCGATCTGCCGCGACTGCGGCAGGCCCTCGCGGAGCGGCCCGACGGGCTGGTCCTCGTCGGCCGCCGCCATCTCCGCTCCAACAACAGCTGGATGCACAACGTGCCCGCCCTCACCGGCGGCACCAACCGCTGCACCCTGCACATCCACCCCGACGACGCCGAACGCCTCGGCGTACGGGACGGCGCCGCCGTACGGCTGAAGGGGGCCGGGGGAGAGGTCACCGCGCCCGCGGAGGTCACCGACGCCGTGCGCGCCGGAGTCGTCAGCCTGCCGCACGGCTGGGGCCACGACCGGCCGGGGACCCGGATGAGCCATGCGCACAAGGACCCCGGAGTCAACGTCAACCAACTCCTCGACGGCAGCCTGCTCGACCCGCTGTCCGGCAACGCGGTCCTCAACGGAGTGCCCGTCGACCTCACCCCGCTGACCTGA
- a CDS encoding aldehyde dehydrogenase family protein: MKAHDGFYIDGAWHPAADRPSIDVVNPTDEQVIAQIPAGTAEDVDTAVRAARTALGGWAATPPAERAARLTALHNVLAARKDEIAETVTAELGSPLAFSQAVHASVPIAVAASYAELAATYAFEEKVGNSTVLHEPIGVVGAITPWNYPLHQIVAKVGPALAAGCTIVLKPAEDTPLTAQLFAEAVHEAGIPAGVFNLVTGLGRIAGQALVEHPGVDLVSFTGSTAVGRQIAAVAGAAVKKVALELGGKSANVILPSADLAKAVNVGVANVMSNSGQTCSAWTRMLVHTSQYDEAVALAEAAAAKYGERIGPVVNARQRERVRGYIDKGVAEGARLVAGGTESAREQGYFVSPTVFADVTPEMTIAQEEIFGPVLSILRYEDEDDALRIANGTVYGLAGAVWGTEPEAVAFARRMETGQVDINGGRFNPLAPFGGYKQSGVGRELGAHGLAEYLQTKSLQF, encoded by the coding sequence ATGAAGGCACACGACGGCTTCTATATCGACGGAGCCTGGCACCCCGCCGCCGACCGGCCCTCGATCGACGTAGTCAACCCGACCGACGAACAGGTCATCGCCCAAATCCCGGCCGGCACCGCCGAAGACGTCGACACCGCCGTACGCGCCGCGCGCACCGCCCTCGGCGGGTGGGCCGCAACCCCACCGGCCGAGCGCGCCGCCCGCCTCACCGCCCTGCACAACGTCCTCGCCGCCCGCAAGGACGAGATCGCCGAGACGGTCACCGCGGAACTCGGCTCGCCCCTCGCCTTCTCGCAGGCGGTCCACGCCTCCGTGCCGATCGCGGTCGCCGCCTCCTACGCCGAGCTCGCCGCGACGTACGCCTTCGAGGAGAAGGTGGGCAACTCCACCGTCCTGCACGAGCCGATCGGCGTCGTCGGCGCGATCACCCCCTGGAACTACCCGCTGCACCAGATCGTCGCCAAGGTCGGCCCCGCGCTCGCGGCAGGCTGCACGATCGTCCTGAAGCCCGCCGAGGACACCCCGCTGACCGCCCAGCTCTTCGCCGAGGCGGTGCACGAGGCCGGGATCCCGGCGGGCGTCTTCAACCTGGTCACCGGCCTCGGCCGGATCGCGGGCCAGGCCCTCGTCGAGCACCCGGGCGTCGACCTGGTCTCCTTCACCGGCTCCACCGCCGTCGGCAGGCAGATCGCCGCCGTGGCCGGCGCCGCCGTCAAGAAGGTCGCCCTGGAACTCGGCGGCAAGTCCGCCAACGTGATCCTCCCGAGCGCCGACCTCGCCAAGGCGGTCAACGTCGGCGTCGCCAACGTCATGTCCAACTCCGGCCAGACGTGCAGTGCCTGGACCCGCATGCTCGTGCACACCTCCCAGTACGACGAGGCCGTCGCCCTCGCCGAGGCCGCCGCCGCGAAGTACGGCGAGCGCATCGGCCCGGTGGTCAACGCCCGGCAGCGGGAGCGGGTGCGCGGCTACATCGACAAGGGCGTCGCCGAGGGCGCCCGCCTGGTCGCGGGCGGCACCGAATCCGCGCGCGAGCAGGGCTACTTCGTCAGCCCGACGGTCTTCGCAGACGTCACCCCCGAGATGACGATCGCGCAGGAGGAGATCTTCGGACCGGTCCTGTCGATCCTCCGGTACGAGGATGAGGACGACGCCCTGCGCATCGCCAACGGCACCGTCTACGGCCTCGCCGGCGCCGTCTGGGGCACCGAGCCCGAGGCGGTCGCCTTCGCGCGCCGCATGGAGACCGGCCAGGTCGACATCAACGGCGGCCGCTTCAACCCCCTCGCCCCCTTCGGCGGCTACAAGCAGTCCGGCGTCGGCCGGGAACTCGGCGCGCACGGGCTCGCCGAGTACCTCCAGACCAAGTCCCTCCAGTTCTAG
- a CDS encoding Zn-dependent alcohol dehydrogenase — translation MVRAAVLPAVGAPLEIAEIDLPDPGPGQVRVRLAAAGVCHSDLSLSNGTMRVPVPAVLGHEGAGTVTAVGEGVTHIAPGAEVVLNWAPSCGSCPACALGEVWLCANAMNGAADVYAHRASDGTDLHPGLNVAAFAEETVVSASCVLPAPDGVPLTEAALLGCAVLTGYGAVHHSAQVREGETVAVYGVGGVGLAALQSARIAGASRIVAVDVSPAKEELARAAGATDYVIASENTAREIRALTGKQGVDVAIECVGRATTIRTAWDSTRRGGRTTVVGIGGKDQQVTFNALEIFHWGRTLSGCVYGNTDPARDVPILAEHVRAGRLDLAMLVTERIGLEGIPAAFENMLAGKGGRALVTF, via the coding sequence ATGGTTCGCGCCGCTGTCCTGCCCGCCGTGGGCGCTCCGCTGGAGATCGCCGAGATCGACCTCCCGGACCCCGGCCCCGGCCAGGTCCGGGTCCGGCTCGCCGCCGCGGGCGTCTGCCACTCCGACCTGTCCCTGTCCAACGGCACCATGCGGGTGCCTGTCCCCGCGGTCCTCGGCCACGAGGGTGCGGGCACGGTGACCGCGGTCGGCGAGGGCGTCACCCACATCGCCCCCGGCGCCGAGGTCGTCCTCAACTGGGCCCCGTCCTGCGGCAGTTGCCCCGCCTGCGCGCTCGGCGAGGTGTGGCTGTGCGCCAACGCCATGAACGGCGCCGCAGACGTCTACGCCCACCGCGCCTCCGACGGCACCGACCTCCACCCCGGCCTGAACGTCGCCGCGTTCGCCGAGGAGACGGTCGTCTCCGCGTCCTGTGTCCTGCCCGCCCCCGACGGCGTCCCGCTCACCGAGGCGGCCCTGCTGGGCTGCGCCGTCCTCACCGGCTACGGCGCCGTCCATCACTCGGCACAGGTCCGCGAGGGCGAGACGGTCGCCGTCTATGGCGTCGGCGGAGTGGGCCTGGCCGCGCTCCAGTCGGCCCGGATCGCCGGCGCCTCGCGGATCGTCGCGGTGGACGTCTCCCCGGCGAAGGAGGAGCTGGCCCGCGCGGCCGGTGCCACCGACTATGTGATCGCCTCGGAGAACACGGCCCGCGAGATCCGCGCACTCACCGGCAAGCAGGGCGTGGACGTGGCCATCGAGTGCGTGGGCCGCGCCACCACCATCCGTACGGCCTGGGACTCCACCCGTCGCGGCGGTCGTACGACGGTCGTCGGTATCGGCGGCAAGGACCAGCAGGTCACCTTCAACGCCCTGGAGATCTTCCACTGGGGCCGCACCCTGTCCGGCTGCGTCTACGGCAACACCGACCCCGCGCGCGACGTCCCGATCCTCGCGGAACACGTCCGCGCGGGCCGCTTGGACCTGGCGATGCTGGTGACGGAACGGATCGGCCTTGAGGGCATCCCGGCGGCGTTCGAGAACATGCTGGCGGGCAAGGGCGGCCGGGCGCTGGTGACGTTCTAG
- a CDS encoding DUF3574 domain-containing protein: MTPGPTRGRAVLVTAGLLLAVAAPTAYATLDDGAAATVPQRGEPYIETQLFFGTERPDGGPAVTDEQFMTFVDEEVTPDFPDGLTVQTGRGQWRDASGTIEKERSYELILLYPVAQAASNDRKIEDIRRAYEKEFAQESVGRVDDRARVDF, encoded by the coding sequence ATGACCCCCGGCCCGACCCGTGGCCGAGCCGTTCTGGTGACCGCCGGCCTCCTGCTCGCCGTGGCCGCGCCGACCGCGTACGCCACCCTCGACGACGGTGCGGCCGCCACCGTCCCGCAGCGCGGCGAGCCCTACATCGAGACCCAGCTCTTCTTCGGCACCGAACGCCCCGACGGGGGACCGGCCGTCACCGACGAACAGTTCATGACCTTCGTCGACGAGGAGGTCACCCCCGACTTCCCGGACGGCCTCACCGTGCAGACCGGCCGCGGCCAGTGGCGCGACGCGAGCGGCACGATCGAGAAGGAGCGGTCCTACGAGCTGATCCTTCTGTACCCGGTCGCGCAGGCCGCTTCGAACGACCGCAAGATCGAGGACATCCGCCGCGCCTACGAGAAGGAGTTCGCCCAGGAGTCGGTGGGGAGGGTGGACGACAGGGCGAGAGTCGACTTCTGA
- a CDS encoding DMT family transporter, whose amino-acid sequence MNPRRTDLLAAGAATVSVVLWASAFVSIRSAGAEYSPGALALGRLLAGVLVLGVICVVRREGWPPRSAWRGILISGLLWFGFYMVALNWGEQQVDAGTAALVVNIGPILVALLGARLLGDAMPPRLLAGMAVSFAGAVAVGLSMSGGGGSSLLGVVLCLLAAVGYAGGVVAQKPALAQASALQVTTFGCLVGAVACLPFAGQLVTEAAEAPVSATLNMVYLGVFPTALAFTTWAYALARTTAGRMGATTYAVPALVVLMSWLALGEVPGVLTLAGGALCLLGVAVSRSRPSVKAGGDGDGGGSPIPTAERPASSGAGRAD is encoded by the coding sequence ATGAACCCCCGCCGTACCGATCTGCTCGCCGCCGGTGCCGCCACAGTCAGTGTCGTGCTGTGGGCCTCCGCCTTCGTCTCGATCCGCAGCGCGGGTGCCGAGTACTCGCCGGGCGCGCTGGCGCTGGGGCGGCTGCTGGCCGGGGTGCTGGTGCTCGGGGTCATCTGTGTCGTACGGCGGGAGGGGTGGCCCCCGCGGTCGGCGTGGCGCGGAATCCTGATATCCGGGCTGCTCTGGTTCGGGTTCTACATGGTCGCCCTGAACTGGGGCGAGCAACAGGTCGACGCGGGTACGGCGGCCCTGGTGGTGAACATCGGGCCGATCCTCGTCGCGCTGCTCGGCGCGCGGCTGCTCGGCGACGCGATGCCGCCGCGGCTGCTGGCGGGCATGGCGGTGTCGTTCGCGGGGGCGGTGGCCGTGGGGCTCTCGATGTCCGGTGGGGGCGGGTCCTCGCTGCTCGGGGTGGTGCTGTGTCTGCTGGCCGCGGTCGGGTACGCCGGGGGTGTCGTGGCGCAGAAGCCCGCGCTGGCCCAGGCGAGCGCGCTCCAGGTGACGACGTTCGGGTGCCTGGTGGGTGCGGTGGCCTGTCTGCCGTTCGCCGGGCAGTTGGTCACGGAGGCGGCAGAGGCGCCGGTGTCGGCCACGCTGAACATGGTCTATCTGGGCGTCTTTCCCACCGCGCTCGCCTTTACGACCTGGGCGTACGCCCTCGCCCGGACAACCGCCGGCCGGATGGGGGCGACGACGTACGCGGTGCCCGCGCTGGTGGTGCTGATGTCCTGGCTGGCGCTGGGTGAGGTGCCCGGGGTGCTGACTCTCGCGGGCGGGGCGCTGTGCCTGCTGGGGGTGGCGGTGTCGAGGTCGCGGCCGTCGGTGAAGGCGGGTGGGGATGGGGATGGGGGCGGATCCCCCATCCCCACAGCTGAACGGCCCGCGTCGTCCGGTGCCGGACGCGCCGACTAG
- a CDS encoding MFS transporter, producing MAPGGNRGWLLRLVVAFSFAQGAVSMARPAVSYRALALGADERAVGVIAGVYALLPLFAAVPLGRRTDQGRCAPLLPVGVVLIAGGCALSGLANSLWTMALWSGVMGLGHLSFVIGAQSLVARQSAPHEQDRNFGHFTIGASLGQLIGPVAAGALIGGHDMAGTSAMALLGAGAGAAVAFSSLWRIEDRRTTPKSRTAQGDRVPVHRILRTRGVPAGMLISLSVLSATDVLTAYLPVVGEHRGIAPSVIGLLLSLRAAATIACRLVLTPLLRLLSRTALLTVTCLLAAVLCAGVALPVPVWALAVMLAALGFCLGVGQPLSMTTVVQAAPDDARSTALALRLTGNRLGQVAAPATAGLVAGVAGVAAPFVMLGVLLLASAGVAVRAPGPAKDGGAEGAVARRRSRAAVGRKSDD from the coding sequence ATGGCGCCCGGTGGGAACCGCGGCTGGCTGCTCCGCCTCGTCGTCGCCTTCAGCTTCGCGCAGGGGGCGGTGTCGATGGCCCGGCCCGCCGTCTCCTACCGGGCCCTCGCGCTGGGCGCCGACGAGCGGGCGGTCGGCGTCATCGCCGGTGTCTACGCCCTGCTCCCGCTGTTCGCCGCGGTCCCCCTCGGCCGCCGTACCGACCAGGGCCGCTGCGCGCCCCTGCTGCCCGTCGGAGTGGTCCTGATCGCCGGCGGCTGCGCACTGAGCGGCCTCGCGAACTCCCTGTGGACGATGGCCCTGTGGAGCGGAGTGATGGGCCTTGGTCATCTCTCATTCGTCATCGGCGCCCAGTCCCTCGTCGCCCGCCAGTCCGCCCCGCACGAACAGGACCGCAACTTCGGCCACTTCACCATCGGCGCCTCCCTCGGCCAGCTCATCGGCCCGGTCGCGGCGGGCGCGCTGATCGGCGGCCACGACATGGCGGGCACCAGCGCGATGGCCCTGCTGGGGGCGGGGGCGGGGGCGGCGGTCGCGTTCAGCTCACTGTGGCGCATCGAGGACCGTCGTACGACGCCCAAGTCCCGTACCGCACAAGGCGACCGCGTCCCCGTCCACCGCATCCTGCGCACCCGGGGCGTGCCCGCGGGCATGCTCATCAGCCTCTCCGTGCTGTCCGCGACCGACGTCCTCACCGCCTACCTCCCGGTGGTCGGCGAGCACCGGGGCATCGCGCCCTCGGTGATCGGTCTGCTGCTGAGCCTGCGCGCGGCGGCCACCATCGCGTGCCGGCTGGTGCTCACCCCGCTGCTGCGGCTGCTGAGCCGCACCGCCCTGCTGACCGTGACCTGCCTGCTGGCGGCCGTGCTGTGCGCCGGGGTGGCACTGCCGGTGCCGGTGTGGGCGCTGGCCGTCATGCTCGCCGCGCTCGGCTTCTGCCTCGGCGTCGGGCAGCCGCTGTCCATGACGACGGTCGTCCAAGCGGCCCCCGACGACGCCCGCTCCACCGCACTCGCCCTGCGGCTGACCGGCAACCGCCTCGGCCAGGTCGCGGCGCCCGCAACGGCCGGCCTGGTCGCGGGCGTCGCGGGCGTGGCGGCGCCGTTCGTCATGCTCGGGGTCCTGCTGCTGGCCTCCGCGGGCGTGGCCGTGCGGGCTCCGGGCCCGGCGAAGGACGGGGGCGCGGAGGGCGCGGTGGCACGGCGTCGGTCGCGGGCGGCCGTGGGCCGTAAGAGCGATGACTGA
- a CDS encoding CitMHS family transporter, translating into MGCSRANVRYPLMLTILGFAMIATFLVLIMMKKMSPIAALVLIPALFCVFVGKGAHLGDYVIEGVTSLAPTAAMLMFAIVYFGVMIDVGLFDPIVRGILKFAKADPMRIVVGTAVLAAIVSLDGDGSTTFMITVSAMYPLYKRLKMSLVVMTGVAAMANGVMNTLPWGGPTARAATALKLDASDIFVPMIPALLVGLLFVFVLSYVLGLRERKRLGVLTLDEVLEPQEAETVLVGAGGSGSGDDKVSMTKSTGGAGSGTDAEDTDDDFRGLDPNRDTLRPRLYWFNALLTVSLLTAMIMEWLPIPVLFLLGAALALTVNFPRIPDQRARLAAHADNVLNVSGMVFAAAVFTGVLQGTGMVDSMAKWMVDVIPEGMGPHMALVTGLLSLPLTYFMSNDGFYFGVLPVLAEAGAAHGVSPLEMARASLVGQPLHMSSPLVPAVYVLVGMAKVEFGDHTKFVVKWAAATCLVILAAGILFGII; encoded by the coding sequence GTGGGATGTTCAAGGGCGAACGTTAGGTATCCACTCATGCTGACCATCCTCGGCTTCGCCATGATCGCGACCTTCCTGGTCCTGATCATGATGAAGAAGATGTCGCCGATCGCGGCGCTCGTGCTGATCCCGGCACTGTTCTGCGTCTTCGTCGGGAAGGGCGCCCATCTCGGTGACTACGTCATCGAAGGCGTCACCAGCCTCGCCCCCACCGCGGCGATGCTCATGTTCGCGATCGTCTACTTCGGTGTGATGATCGACGTCGGCCTCTTCGACCCGATCGTGCGCGGGATCCTGAAGTTCGCGAAGGCCGACCCGATGCGCATCGTCGTCGGTACGGCCGTCCTCGCGGCGATCGTCTCCCTCGACGGCGACGGCTCCACCACCTTCATGATCACGGTCTCGGCGATGTACCCGCTGTACAAGCGTCTGAAGATGAGCCTTGTCGTGATGACCGGTGTCGCCGCCATGGCCAACGGCGTGATGAACACGCTGCCTTGGGGCGGCCCCACCGCCCGCGCCGCCACCGCGCTGAAGCTCGACGCCAGCGACATCTTCGTCCCGATGATCCCGGCGCTCCTGGTCGGCCTGCTCTTCGTGTTCGTCCTCTCGTACGTGCTCGGCCTGCGCGAGCGCAAGCGGCTCGGCGTGCTCACGCTGGACGAGGTGCTGGAGCCCCAGGAGGCCGAGACGGTCCTGGTCGGCGCGGGCGGCTCCGGCTCCGGCGACGACAAGGTCTCCATGACCAAGTCGACCGGCGGCGCGGGCTCCGGCACCGACGCCGAGGACACCGACGACGACTTCCGGGGCCTCGACCCGAACCGGGACACCCTGCGCCCCAGGCTGTACTGGTTCAACGCGCTGCTCACGGTCTCCCTGCTGACCGCCATGATCATGGAGTGGCTGCCGATCCCGGTGCTGTTCCTGCTCGGCGCCGCGCTCGCCCTCACCGTCAACTTCCCGCGCATCCCGGACCAGCGGGCTCGGCTCGCCGCCCACGCCGACAACGTCCTCAACGTCTCCGGCATGGTCTTCGCCGCCGCGGTCTTCACCGGCGTCCTCCAGGGCACCGGCATGGTCGACAGCATGGCCAAGTGGATGGTGGACGTCATCCCCGAGGGCATGGGCCCGCACATGGCCCTGGTCACCGGTCTGCTGAGCCTCCCGCTCACCTACTTCATGTCCAACGACGGCTTCTACTTCGGCGTCCTGCCGGTCCTCGCCGAAGCCGGTGCCGCGCACGGCGTCTCCCCGCTGGAGATGGCCCGCGCCTCGCTGGTCGGCCAGCCGCTGCACATGTCGAGCCCGCTCGTCCCCGCCGTCTACGTCCTGGTCGGCATGGCCAAGGTCGAGTTCGGCGACCACACGAAGTTCGTGGTCAAGTGGGCCGCCGCCACCTGCCTCGTGATCCTCGCGGCGGGCATTCTCTTCGGCATCATCTGA
- a CDS encoding ABC transporter ATP-binding protein, with the protein MTRAISLHDVSKSYAKGVRVVDRLSLDIEPGEFLVLLGPSGCGKSTVLRMIAGLEEIDEGELRLDGEWANDLPPSGRDMAMVFQNFALYPSMTSRDNIGFPLRIETPGEDPRPRVDATARMLGIEDLLDRLPAQLSGGERQRVAMGRAIARHPSAFLMDEPLSNLDAKLRNHLRAEITKLTRELGVTTVYVTHDQAEAMSLGDRVAVLRGGVLQQVGTPREVYALPRNVFVAAFIGTPRINLLRGLVRAPLDGAMTISLGKQYLRLPEPLSLDHQLLRVQQGREVIVGLRSEAVRIAKPASARPGEVLITGLVEHVEFQGHEVLVHFNTGSRPAVVPELESPRPLRRVRRRRREGGTVLERIRERAGALRAGPVVVLEDPADAEPEPSAEMVPPEGRLPGDLIVRTTPDIDLRQGMQVPLLVDIGHLFVFDQHGERICPAPARLPDLEE; encoded by the coding sequence ATGACACGCGCCATCTCTCTGCACGACGTGAGCAAGAGCTACGCGAAGGGCGTTCGCGTGGTCGACCGGCTCTCGTTGGACATCGAGCCCGGCGAATTCCTCGTCCTGCTCGGCCCCTCGGGCTGCGGCAAGTCGACGGTGCTGAGAATGATCGCCGGACTTGAGGAGATCGACGAGGGCGAGCTGCGCCTCGACGGGGAGTGGGCCAACGATCTGCCCCCGTCCGGCCGGGACATGGCGATGGTCTTCCAGAACTTCGCCCTCTATCCGAGCATGACCAGCCGCGACAACATCGGCTTCCCGCTGCGCATCGAGACGCCCGGCGAGGACCCGCGCCCGCGCGTGGACGCCACCGCCCGAATGCTCGGCATCGAGGACCTGCTCGACCGGCTGCCCGCCCAGCTCTCCGGCGGTGAGCGTCAGCGCGTCGCCATGGGCCGGGCCATCGCCCGCCACCCCTCCGCCTTCCTGATGGACGAGCCGCTGTCCAACCTCGACGCCAAGCTCCGCAACCACCTGCGCGCCGAGATCACCAAGCTCACCCGGGAGTTGGGCGTCACCACGGTCTACGTCACCCATGACCAGGCAGAGGCCATGTCGCTCGGCGACCGGGTCGCCGTGCTGCGCGGTGGGGTCCTCCAGCAGGTCGGCACCCCGCGCGAGGTCTACGCCCTGCCCCGCAATGTCTTCGTCGCCGCCTTCATCGGCACCCCGCGCATCAACCTGTTGCGCGGCCTCGTGCGCGCCCCGCTCGACGGGGCGATGACCATCAGCCTCGGCAAGCAGTATCTGCGGCTGCCCGAACCGCTCTCCCTGGACCATCAGTTGCTCCGGGTCCAGCAGGGCCGCGAGGTCATCGTGGGCCTGCGCTCGGAGGCCGTGCGGATCGCCAAACCGGCCTCCGCCCGGCCCGGCGAGGTGCTGATCACCGGTCTGGTCGAGCATGTCGAGTTTCAGGGCCACGAGGTGCTCGTCCACTTCAACACCGGCTCCCGGCCCGCCGTCGTACCCGAGCTGGAGTCCCCGCGCCCGCTGCGCCGGGTCCGGCGGCGCAGACGGGAGGGCGGCACGGTCCTGGAGCGGATCCGCGAGCGGGCGGGCGCGCTGCGGGCGGGTCCTGTGGTGGTGCTGGAGGACCCGGCCGACGCCGAACCCGAGCCGTCCGCGGAGATGGTCCCGCCGGAGGGGCGGCTGCCCGGCGACCTCATCGTGCGGACCACCCCCGACATCGACCTCCGGCAGGGGATGCAGGTGCCGCTCCTCGTCGACATCGGCCATCTGTTCGTCTTCGACCAGCACGGCGAACGGATCTGCCCGGCTCCGGCGCGGCTTCCCGATCTTGAGGAGTAG
- a CDS encoding class F sortase — MVEAALPDPPAAAGPTYDGRPRGTDPQGLRGRPEPFGAVGRPTAGAKPTPKPARKAAPLPRSRATRLAIDFLDVDAPVVDLRLDREGRLPAPPDDDPNLVGWYAEGPSPGEPGTAVAVGHLDTDTGSAVFAGLGELERGRRVEVRRHDGRTAVYAVDAVKSYEKDRFPNREVYGPRGRPELRLITCGGKYDRRSGYSGNVVVFAHLIEVRKARTPGEQR, encoded by the coding sequence GTGGTCGAGGCTGCCCTGCCGGACCCCCCGGCCGCCGCCGGGCCGACGTACGACGGCCGCCCTCGCGGGACGGATCCGCAAGGGCTCAGGGGGCGCCCGGAGCCCTTCGGGGCCGTCGGCCGGCCGACGGCCGGCGCCAAGCCCACCCCCAAGCCCGCCAGAAAAGCCGCCCCCCTCCCGCGCTCCCGCGCCACCCGCCTCGCCATCGACTTCCTGGACGTCGACGCCCCGGTCGTCGACCTCCGACTGGACCGTGAAGGCCGCCTCCCCGCACCCCCCGACGACGACCCCAACCTCGTCGGCTGGTACGCCGAGGGGCCCTCGCCCGGGGAGCCGGGCACCGCCGTCGCCGTGGGGCATCTGGACACGGACACCGGGTCCGCCGTCTTCGCGGGGCTCGGCGAGCTGGAGCGCGGGCGGCGGGTCGAGGTCCGGCGCCACGACGGACGTACCGCCGTATACGCCGTCGACGCGGTGAAGTCGTACGAGAAGGATCGGTTCCCCAACCGAGAGGTGTACGGGCCCCGGGGGCGCCCGGAGCTGCGGCTGATCACCTGTGGTGGAAAGTACGACCGCAGGTCCGGCTATTCGGGCAATGTGGTGGTCTTCGCCCACCTCATCGAGGTCCGCAAGGCCCGAACTCCCGGCGAACAACGCTGA